A part of Cannabis sativa cultivar Pink pepper isolate KNU-18-1 chromosome 6, ASM2916894v1, whole genome shotgun sequence genomic DNA contains:
- the LOC133039129 gene encoding uncharacterized mitochondrial protein AtMg00810-like encodes MKELGELKHFLGLEVDRTKEGLFLCQQKYAKDLLQRFGMLECKPISAPMEANAKLCAHAGKDLQDGAMYRQLVGSLIYLTLTQPDISYAVGVVSRYMQQPTKPHLEVVRRTLRYVKNTINYGLFYKKGDEVKIIGYCDVDYAGDHDTRRSTTGYVFKIGSGVVSWCSKRQPTVSLSTTEAEYRAAAMAAQESTWLMQLMKDLYQFTNFSVPLYCDNQSAIRLAENPIFHARKKHLEVHYHFLREKVLQGELEMHQVKSEDQVADLFTKGLSTTRFQKLREQLNMKSWC; translated from the coding sequence ATGAAGGAGCTTGGAGAATTGAAACACTTCCTCGGATTAGAAGTTGACCGAACTAAGGAAGGTTTATTTCTCTGTCAGCAAAAGTATGCTAAAGATTTGCTGCAAAGATTTGGAATGCTCGAATGCAAGCCTATCTCAGCACCCATGGAAGCTAATGCTAAGCTATGTGCTCATGCTGGAAAGGACTTGCAAGATGGAGCAATGTATCGACAGCTGGTGGGAAGTCTAATCTACCTTACATTGACTCAACCAGATATTTCTTATGCAGTTGGAGTAGTAAGTCGATATATGCAGCAACCAACGAAGCCACATTTGGAAGTAGTACGACGAACACTGAGGTAtgtcaaaaataccattaaCTATGGTCTCTTCTATAAGAAAGGGGATGAGGTTAAGATCATTGGCTACTGCGATGTTGATTATGCTGGAGATCATGATACCCGACGATCAACTACTGGGTATGTATTCAAGATTGGATCTGGAGTAGTGTCTTGGTGTAGCAAAAGGCAACCAACAGTGTCTTTGTCAACCACAGAAGCAGAGTATAGAGCAGCAGCAATGGCAGCTCAAGAAAGTACGTGGTTGATGCAACTAATGAAGGATTTATACCAATTCACAAATTTTTCAGTGCCACTTTATTGTGATAATCAGTCTGCTATCCGTCTAGCAGAGAATCCAATATTTCATGCTCGAAAAAAGCATCTGGAAGTGCATTACcattttctcagagagaaagTACTTCAGGGAGAATTAGAGATGCACCAAGTGAAGAGCGAAGATCAAGTAGCAGACTTATTCACTAAAGGACTCAGCACAACGAGATTTCAAAAACTCAGAGAACAACTCAATATGAAGAGTTGGTgttga